CCAAAGGTTTTTTCAGTCCTTTGTCGTTTACTTTTTCTGATTTCAACTTCCTCAGTCTTAGATTGTTCTCGAGGTTCATTATTTGCAACCTCATTCTCTGGAACAAGTTCCTCTACCGGTCTAGTGAAACTCGGTTCACTTTTACCTAAGCATGGGAACACATGTTCAAACCATGATGCATCCTTAGATTCTATTATGGTGTTGTTTCATATTCCAGGGTTCTTAGAATCATGCACAAGAAAACGATATGGACCATAAGGACGGGTGTATCATAAAAATACACAATCCACTGTTTTGGGTCCAATAAGTAGGCGCTTTGGTGGTGTGCCACCACCTTGTTTAGACACCTCCACACTCTCAAGTATTTATATGGTGGTGTCTTTCCCGTCCATAATTCATATGGCGTTACATTTTTCTTCTTATTGGGTATCATGTTCAATACATAATTTGCCGATAAGATtgtgatcggagtgtcgcgccccggtcaaagataatatttataatcccaaattacccttaacaatgtgttagtggtagtaaggggtcgaaccacgaagagtttATGGTTTGTGTGTGGTCTTGATTGATTTTAGGTgttgtcacaatttatgaagcttgctaacgATTTTACTTTGATTACTTGTTTGGTTGAAAGGTGTTGGATTGCATCGACAATTTGTTTAAACTAATTGACTACTAAAAACTAGATCGATTGCAAGAGACTTGGTTTGATAACTTAAAACAATGATTGAGAAACAAGGTTCCCACCTGGTTCAACAATTGCAAAGCCTAGGGTCGCTAACCATTTTTAAATTGATTCAATTGAACATGTCATTAATGGATTTCTATcacgaagcttaggtgccaattgctatcaacgCGTATAACGGAccgcaatgcacttcgttacctcaGACAAGTAAAACCTCTTGAAAGATAAGGTACAAATACACAAacttatttcgcaaagtcaaatttatcatcattcgacaattcacaaatttaGTTCCAATGTAAGACAATTATCAATCAATTCAAAATACAATTCAACTTATCACAAATCAACTAAAGAACAATTAGCAAACCCTAAACCTTAAAAAGTTTACACCGGTGTGAAACCCGCAAGAGttagccgctcatggtgaacGGAACTTGATCAATGATGGATTAAGACTTGAACTTGAACATCTTGAAGCCTTGAAAGTGATGAAGATGGTGGCTAGGGTTTGGGATGGATGATGGTGATGAACGGATGGAAGATTGGAGGATGATTAGGGTTATGGAATGAAAATCGATGATGAATTCGGATGAATGTGGGTGAATAATGATGATTGGTTAGATGATTCGGATGATTCGGGGTCAATTGGAATGATTGGGGATGAAAGGGTTTGAGTTCTTGGCTCTAAAGTAGTGTTCTAAGCTTCAAAAATACGTAACTTCCATTAAAAGACCAAAAAATTGGGTTTTAATTCTTCCAAAAACGCAAAACAAAGGAAATTCAGAAAAATGCACTTTCTGGGGACACTAGCCTACGCCCCCTGGCGTCGCCGATGCCCCCATAAATTGCATTTTTCTGCTGACGCCCTAATTCGCTGTCTACGCCATTTCTTGACGACGCCCCCTGTAGGGTATATTTTTCTATTTTCTCATTTCTCGCGTTTCCAGATGATCCCTTCGCTCTCGGTGCTCCGAATAGCTTCCAAATAGCTCCTTAAATTCtgttagacctgcaaaacacaattctaatcaaaagtaggctattcgaaactaaaagctatgtaaaaacataaacttaaacataTTAGAACACCGGTATTCGACCACGCATCAGATTGCTTCCCCCCCCACATGTTTTAGCCTATCCAAGAACTTATCATcatggcattcatcatttctttcaaagtGCGATTTTTGCGTTCCGCGATGCCATTTGATTGGTGGGGAGGGGGGAGTAAGGAGCCGTGAGTTCATGTATGATTCCATTTTTTGCACACACATCAATGAAAGGTGAAACATATTGACCTCCTTGGTCGCTCCTTACGATTTTGATTTTCCGATTTAGTTGATTGTCAACTTCGGCTTTAAACAAGATAAACTTATCTATAGCCTCGTCGGTCGCTCCTTACTCATAAGTAAGTACACAAAGCAATACATTGTACTATCATCAatgaacgtgatgaagtacttgttCTCACCAGGAGTAGGAATTGCTTTTAGATCACACACATCCGTGTAGATCATCTCGAGGGGTTCGGTGATTCGTTTAACCTTTTTGAATGACGATCTCGTTTGTTTTGCTTCAACGCAAGTCTCACATTTATTATTTGAGTCGATGTCGAATGTTGGTATGCAATTAAGTTTAGTCAAATGACGTATGTAATTAAAATTAACATgacctagtctaccatgccaaaAATTAGAAGACTCAAGCAAGTAAGCAGAACTAGTAGATTCTTTCATTCCATTCACAACGATTACATTTAGTTTAAACATACCGTTGAGGGCATAGCCCTTACCAACATATACACCATTTTTGGTCAACACGACATTGTCCGAATCAATCACCATTTTGAAACCAAACTTGTTCAATTGCCTCCCCGACACAAGGTTCTTACGAATTTCTGGAACATACAACACGTTGGACAAGGTGAGTTCCTTTCCAGAAGTCATTTTCAAAATCACATTCCCCTCGCCTTTGATTTCAGCCGTGGCGGAATTTCCCATAAAAACCTTTTCTCCATTAGTCACCTCCTTGAAGGTGCTAAACAGATTCTTGTCAAAGCATATGACGGGTAGCCCCCGTATCAACCCACCAATCCTTGTGGTTTTGCCTAACCAAGTTAACTTCCGTGACCAAAATCGAGAGGTTCGTGATCATAGAAATGAGGTTATCAACCTCATGAACCATGTTCACTTGTCAAGCATTTTCCTTCTTTGGAAGCTTGCATTCGTTGGCCTTATGGCCTTGCTTTTGACAATTGTAGCAAGTTCCTTGGAACTTCTTTTTCCCAACCCCCCCTTTAGGACCAAGGTTGGAGCGTTTCCCATGAACTTTTTCCCACCCTTCCCACCGTTCTTGTTTCCCTTCGAAGATTGGCCATGTTCAACAACATTGGCCTTTGCTGTTTCAGGACTATCAATCCTTTTCAAAGCAACTTTGTTATCTTCTTCAATGCGAAGGCGAATAACAAGATCTTCAATGGTCATTTCCTTTCGCTTATGCTTGAGATAGTTCTTGAAATCAACCCAGCTTGGTGGTAGCTTTTCAACAACATTTTTCTTTCTAACACCCGTACGTTTATACCCTATGAATCTGTCCAATATTCTCGCCTTAAATGTTTGACCCTGAAAGTCAAACAACCCTAATACATTGACTTGGCAAAGTCAAAACTAGTAATTCATGCACATTTACCAATTCGAAGGTAGGATTTCATAAATGAATCATTGAAATTAACAAAACATAAGTTATAAAAATAAGTTCGATAACTAAAAATGATTTATTAcatagggtgggagttggctacaaagtctattttccTACAAaatgtaaaaagtcataaaacaccataatgtcaaccataaaacacactcaaaacccacaaataatataatGAAGATTACCAAAACATCATATTTGTTGGTTTTGTGTtcgttttggatgataaggctttgattatcgaatgactaacattagcgtgttttatgttgattatcattttgtgttttatattcatagttgtacgatattgtgtttgaagtttttaaggaCTGTTAgagtttggatattgtgttttagtgaacttcactatgttatttgtgggttctGAGTGttttttatggctgaaattgtggtattttatgactttgtacactttgtaggaaaaatggactttgtagctgAACCCCATCCTTATTACATATAATAAATCATGCTAGTGTTGATACAAATTAATTATATAATTAGATAATAATTATGCTAGTGTTGATGCAAAAGCCATCTTGGTCCAGGTTGAACGTCTAGCAATGGCACGTCAAGGATTGAGTTATCAAACACAATGATATGCAAGTGAATGACCATCTTTGGGTAGGTAGCAATGACCCATAAGTGATTACCGCTAATAGATCGTAAAAGTATATGAAGCATTGTTGGGATCGACATCGGTTCTTGATTGCGGTTCGGGGATGGGCTTGCAGGTCTCGCCGGCGGCAGTGGCTTTCAGCCAAGATGAAAGCTTGAGGAGGTGCGGACAACGGGGTGTAAGAATGAATCGGGCGCTATTTACTAACCTTGCTAAGTTATTGACCGTTATTTTAAAGTCGTTGACTCTAACGGCGTTGGGACCCATGGTCCAACATTGAGGCAAATTAACATACGCGGATGTAAAATAGCAAATCTTTTGAAATAGGGTGTAAAGTTGCGAACCGCCCTAAACCACAGGGTGTAATATTGTAGTTTACTCTTTAAATAAATTcattaacttttataaaaaaaatatatcataaaatgAATCATTTTATCCTATAAAAAATAAAACGACCTTTTTTAAGTTTGTTTTGATATACGTAATGATTGCATGATTATGTTTATGGTTACATTTTTGTGTTATTATTTGATGTAGCGTGTGATACGGAaacgaagatcaaacacgttgattcaaaGAATAACCGTGTGTTCTTCCCCAACCCTTAAGATTCCACTCAAaaggcacggaatttgaagtgaaaaattgATTGTCTCAAATTCAAGTCTAAACTTTTCATTAGCTTTAGCAACATATAAATAGAGACCGAAATTCGAAAATGGGCCTAGAACACACTTGGGCCAAAAACTAGAAAAAATAAAAGtccaaaaaacccactaaaaaacacaaaacataaaataactcatgaaaataagcgttttttggcccagacgatgacccaaaccgccgtaggctgtttgcagcaagatggagctcgttctcacgttcgtttcgcctggtcgcacgcccaaaacggaccctcgtagcccaagttagagccattttagtgaaaccccttttgttacacgatcttgggcctccaaatacaaaatagcccgctcctccacacttgggcccgcataaTTATTCTTCCATTTCGTAGGTTTTGCACGAAAAATCATTTTCTTATTGTAAGTATATATAAGGAAAAGCTTAGAGTAATACAATTTCATAATAGCATTCAATAAATCAGTTATTTTTTTTGTTCCAAGTAGACCTTTCTTCTATGTCTTGTACGTGTTTTATAGGTATTTACATTGGAGCTGAGCATGCCTTTAACAACACCTTGTGAAGAAAGTCCTTCACTTCCAAAATAAGTTGGTCCGATTCCGGCAACTCAGGGAAGAAGCAGAAATCGTGAAACATGTTTGGGTAGTCCACCAAGTATGCTTCTTTCCCGGATTTCTTGAGCCACTCGTAGTACCTTATTTGCCAATCTCGTAGAATATCAAACCCAGCCACAACCACCATGGTTGCTGGAAAATCCGTTTTTGATATGTCCACGCTATTGGGCCCGCTAACATTGATGATTGGATGGTCTCGGTTGTAGGGTTCACCTAGCGGCATGAATGCGTTCCATAACCAATCTGTAAGTTTCGTTGACAGGATAGGCGCTGATCCAGCCAGCCGTATCTCAGAATCTGTTCGCTCCTCCCCGCCAAAGAATGGATGGATTGCCACTAGCCCGATTACCTGCAAAATAGTAGGCTTTCATCAGCAGGTATGGTTAATCTAAGAGTAATTACCTTAGAATCTGTTTAGTTATCTAGTTACTTTTTATATTTCATGTGGTGTATGACATGCTAAACAACTATTGCATTATGTTTTTTTGAACGAATTGCATTATGTTAATCTCACAAAAAATATGTATAATAGGTTTGGTTCAGTCAGTTCGGTTATGTCACACACCAAAACTGAAATGGAACCACATTTTTTGGTTAATTGGTTATGACTTAACCGAACCATCAGTTAATTGTTTGGTTCGGttaaggggctgtttgacaacttctgaatggttaagtgctgaatcagtaagaggtcagGTCTGAACCATTAGGAGTCAGTATAATCTTTAACCGTTCAGATgcaaatgtctaaccaattcagattataggacttaaccattcagattcagtataatgcttaaccattcagaggcaaatgtctgaatcattcagacatctgctcacgaaacaaatagtctgaaccattaaatgctgaaccaaatgtctgaaccattaaaagcccCATTAAAAGATAAACAAACAGCCCCAACTTACTTAATTTGGTACACCAAAATTGAAATGGAAGTATGGAACTATAATTTTATTGGTTAAGGCTTAAATGACACTTAATTGTTTGGTTTGGTTAAATCAATTAATTGGTTATTTCGGTTATTTGCTCCCAGCCGTACCAGGAGTTGTTGGAAGTTAGACTGTGAAGCTCTTAGAACAACATGATGAGCTATGTGTCCGCCAGCGCTATCACCCGCGATAAAGCAACGTGAAATATTCGCATTCTCCGGCAACCATATCGACCTGTTTTCTTCATTGTCAAGAAATTTCAGCACATCAAACCCATCTTCATGTTGCGAAGGGTGTCTATGCTCCGGTGCAAGACGATAATCAACAGAAACAACTATCACATGCAATTCTCTCGCAAACCTGCAGCAAAAATCGTGGGTGATCGTGGCATCCGGGGAGACAGCAACATATCCACCCCCGTGAAAGAACACGATTACTGGAAGATCTTCAACCGTGTACTGTGTGGGGACAAACACGCGGAACCAAAGCTTGCGAGTTGGATCCACCATGACATCGTATGTCTTGACACCGTTGATTGGTTTGGACGACGGCGGTGTCCGGAAGTCTACGAGTTTGATAAGACAGCGGTTCACCGTGCCGTCTTTCCGGGTAATTAGGTGTAACCCGGTGTTAATTACCCAGAGTAATATTCGTGTTTTCCAGGGCAAGGTAGATGTCATTGAGAGATGAAAGAAAATTAATCAAAATTCATATATTTATGATGCAAAATACATGAGGTTAGTTAGTTATCACACCTAACTGTATGGCGTTCTTGACCATGAGTTCATGCTCGGAAAAACGTGGTCTCCCCTTGGAGGTTAAAAGTGGTGATATGTATGTGGTTTAAGAAGATAGAAATTTAAACAACCTTCATGAACTCCGATAGAACTGATATAGAATATCTTTCCTGGATCCGAGAACTTTTAATTCAAGACAACAAATTATAATCATGTCCAAGACAGCAAATGTAAACAACCTTTTTTTTGGTATTACATGATAACGAGTTGACGTCAATTTACATGTTGCAGTGAGGTATTAATTATTAATGCTTTATGAAAATTGTTGTATTGTAATGATTAGAGCTTCATCAAGATTATACTTGATAATCGTCAACATTCAATTGTTGTATTAGTATTACTTAACAACATTCGTATTTCAAATTAACACTTACTCATTAAGAAAAAGATGTCATTGTCAGACTTCATCAAGATTATACTTgatgggtcaagttattctacaaaggatTCTAATTGTAAAGAGTGTAAGaaagatttatagagtgacaagtatccaataacctaaaactaaacccactacatcaccaccaaaaacctaaacacccacccaaaaacctaaaccccccctcccccggcaaaaaaaaaaaactatacttcaccaaaaaaaacccaaaaaaaacctaacccccctccaccccccaccccccaaaaacctaaaaaagcctaaccccccccccccccctccaaagaaaaaaaaaacctaaaaaaaaactaaacacccacccccaccaccacccaaaaacctaaacccccacccctcggcaaaaaaaattttttttttttgggtaagtgatgtggggggggggggggtttaggtttttggtggtggtggatgtttaagggtttttttttttttttttttttttttgtagtggggttttttgtgtagtgggtttttctaggttattggacacttgtcactatataaatccttcttacacttcttaccattaggatcctttgtatttgatcctaatcctatacTTGATATTGAAATTTCGAACTACAGAAACGTAATTTCATCTTTCACTTATCTTTTCGTTTTATTTATATCAATAGTACGTTGGTTATTTTATTTCTTGAGACTTCCATAATGATTTAATTCGAAAAAATTCGTTGTGATCATCATAAACATATAATGTTCTTTGTCAATATATTACTAATATAATTCTTTGCATATAATTTGTTTACAATAGGTACAGTGTTGTTGGATCATATGATATAATTCAAATCGAACATATTTCATTAGGTGATGATTGTTTATTCAATTGGTCAAAAATGAATTCGAGGTTATTGTTTACGAAGCTCCAGCAAGCAGAAGTATTAGAGTAATAGGCTTTCAATTTATATTTCTAACCAGAAAAACATATTTCCTTCATTTACTTTTCTTTTCGGTAATTTTAGATCTATAGTATGTTGGTTCGTTGTATTTTCATCTTGAACTTCAGATTTCCATAATAATTCCATGCGTACAGTTTCTTTATAATCAGTATAAACGTAATTCGTTTTTTCAAACAATAAAAAACATAATATTTCTCAACATCGCAAAATTCACAGATGTTAACACTAATTTAATTTGATAAATCTCTAAACATGCTTCTACAATGCATTTAGAGTGTATGGTaattttagaaaaaaatgttATCACTAAAAAATGTTTAGCAGATAAGGTGAATAAGATATTATTCTCTTTGGCTCTTTGCTAATGTGTGCCTTTGATCTGTTCAAACACTATACACAACATCATAGTTTGTAAAATAATGATTATATTTACGATAAAAGAATAAGAGAGATTAATTCTACGAAATATAGGAGACAAGTTTAGTCTATTTCAAGATTAATGATACAAAATTAGCAGGAGACATTTTTTTAAAACTATTGGGTGTGGTTTGGTTAGTCCTCAAAGAGACTACCCGTTACGTAGGCGTCACCTCAGCAAGGGTGGAGGACCATCCCCTTGGGGACTATCCAAGGGTGTGGAGGGGAAGCAATGACTACCCAAGAGTTGTACCTTGTGCTTATTCATTTGTACCCTGCaaggagagagagggagagagcaaACTTGAGGGGCCCACCAAAATATAAGCAGCCAATCACCAAGCTCGTCCCAACGTCCGAAGAGTGTCGCTTGCGCCACGACGATCCGaaggggggcggtgtgggacgACGCCGACGACCCAATGACccgggggggggggttccccACACCCTTCCGTCT
The Helianthus annuus cultivar XRQ/B chromosome 6, HanXRQr2.0-SUNRISE, whole genome shotgun sequence genome window above contains:
- the LOC110938473 gene encoding probable carboxylesterase 18; its protein translation is MTSTLPWKTRILLWVINTGLHLITRKDGTVNRCLIKLVDFRTPPSSKPINGVKTYDVMVDPTRKLWFRVFVPTQYTVEDLPVIVFFHGGGYVAVSPDATITHDFCCRFARELHVIVVSVDYRLAPEHRHPSQHEDGFDVLKFLDNEENRSIWLPENANISRCFIAGDSAGGHIAHHVVLRASQSNFQQLLVIGLVAIHPFFGGEERTDSEIRLAGSAPILSTKLTDWLWNAFMPLGEPYNRDHPIINVSGPNSVDISKTDFPATMVVVAGFDILRDWQIRYYEWLKKSGKEAYLVDYPNMFHDFCFFPELPESDQLILEVKDFLHKVLLKACSAPM